From Streptomyces sp. TLI_105, the proteins below share one genomic window:
- a CDS encoding STM4012 family radical SAM protein, giving the protein MSGTPRPYRSYVYAYPHKTAYRALPERPELAALWAGEPKDALSLYAHIPFCEVRCGFCNLFTRIGAPDELTTRYLDALDRQAATVREALGDASPVRFATAAFGGGTPTFLTAAELERLCDIAEKRMGVDLRAVPLSVETSPATATADRLVLLADRGATRLSIGVQSFVEAEARAAVRPQRRADVEAALGRIRETGVPVLNIDLIYGIDGQTERSWRVSLDAALAWRPEELYLYPLYVRPLTGLGRIQDPAAADREWDESRLRLYRYGRDHLLAHGYEQVSMRMFRRADAGPVGPDDHACQTDGMIGLGCGARSYTSALHYSFDYAVDMREIRSIIDAYTETEDFSRAEVGRAVDGDEARRRHLLQSLLQAEGMPVAGYEERFGSVPFADFPGELGRFEALGWLDADAPAGLLRLSPEGLAHSDGLGPELFSPAVRAAMAAYEAK; this is encoded by the coding sequence ATGAGCGGCACCCCCCGCCCGTACCGGAGCTACGTCTACGCCTACCCGCACAAGACGGCGTACCGCGCGCTCCCCGAGCGCCCGGAGCTGGCCGCGCTCTGGGCCGGGGAGCCGAAGGACGCGCTCTCCCTGTACGCGCACATACCGTTCTGCGAGGTCCGCTGCGGCTTCTGCAACCTCTTCACCCGGATCGGCGCCCCGGACGAGCTGACCACCCGTTACCTCGACGCCCTCGACCGCCAGGCCGCCACCGTCCGCGAGGCCCTGGGGGACGCGTCGCCGGTGCGGTTCGCCACGGCCGCGTTCGGCGGCGGCACGCCCACCTTCCTCACCGCCGCCGAGCTGGAGCGGCTCTGCGACATCGCCGAGAAGCGGATGGGCGTGGACCTGCGGGCGGTGCCGCTCTCCGTGGAGACCTCGCCGGCGACCGCCACCGCCGACCGGCTCGTGCTGCTCGCGGACCGGGGCGCGACGCGGCTCAGCATCGGCGTGCAGAGCTTCGTGGAGGCCGAGGCGCGGGCGGCGGTCCGGCCGCAGCGCCGCGCGGACGTCGAGGCGGCGCTCGGCCGGATCCGGGAGACGGGCGTGCCCGTGCTCAACATCGACCTGATCTACGGCATCGACGGGCAGACGGAGCGGTCCTGGCGGGTCTCGCTCGACGCGGCCCTCGCCTGGCGCCCCGAGGAGCTGTACCTCTATCCGCTGTACGTGCGCCCGCTCACCGGTCTCGGCCGGATCCAGGACCCGGCGGCCGCCGACCGGGAGTGGGACGAGTCGCGGCTGCGTCTGTACCGGTACGGCCGGGACCACCTCCTGGCGCACGGCTACGAGCAGGTGTCGATGCGGATGTTCCGCCGCGCGGACGCGGGCCCCGTCGGTCCGGACGACCACGCCTGCCAGACGGACGGCATGATCGGCCTGGGCTGCGGTGCCCGCTCGTACACCTCGGCCCTGCACTACTCCTTCGACTACGCCGTCGACATGCGGGAGATCCGCTCGATCATCGACGCGTACACGGAGACGGAGGACTTCTCCCGGGCGGAGGTGGGCCGGGCGGTGGACGGGGACGAGGCCCGCCGCCGGCACCTGCTCCAGTCGCTGCTCCAGGCCGAGGGCATGCCGGTCGCCGGGTACGAGGAGCGGTTCGGTTCCGTGCCGTTCGCGGACTTCCCCGGCGAGCTGGGGCGCTTCGAGGCGCTCGGCTGGCTGGACGCGGACGCCCCGGCGGGGCTGCTGCGGCTGTCGCCCGAGGGGCTCGCGCATTCCGACGGGCTCGGCCCCGAGCTCTTCTCCCCCGCCGTGCGGGCCGCGATGGCCGCGTACGAGGCGAAGTAG
- a CDS encoding STM4011 family radical SAM protein yields MDLTLLYRGPLSSCDFDCPYCPFAKRRDSREQLRADRAALERFTGWAAAQTGDRLRILFTPWGEGLVRSWYRRALVELSRLPHVERVAIQTNLSCRTEWLAEADPESVALWCTYHPGQTAPERFLAKCHELAGRKIRYSVGVVGLPEHREHARRLRDALPPHVYLWVNAAEGHTYTDAEAEDWTELDPLFPYSRHPHRSAGLPCRTGESVISVDGEGTVRRCHFVRAELGNLYDGSYRAALRPRACPLAVCDCHIGYVHLETLPLYDVFAGGVLERIPAAPRATGA; encoded by the coding sequence ATGGACCTCACCCTGCTCTACCGGGGCCCGCTCTCCTCCTGCGACTTCGACTGCCCGTACTGTCCCTTCGCCAAGCGCCGGGACAGCCGGGAGCAGTTGCGCGCGGACCGGGCGGCGCTCGAACGGTTCACCGGCTGGGCCGCCGCGCAGACCGGGGACCGGCTGCGGATCCTCTTCACCCCGTGGGGCGAGGGGCTCGTCCGGTCCTGGTACCGGCGGGCGCTGGTCGAGCTGTCCCGGCTGCCGCACGTGGAGCGGGTGGCGATCCAGACCAATCTGAGCTGCCGGACGGAGTGGCTGGCGGAGGCGGACCCGGAGAGCGTGGCCCTGTGGTGCACGTACCACCCGGGGCAGACGGCGCCCGAGCGGTTCCTCGCGAAGTGCCACGAGCTGGCCGGACGAAAGATCCGGTACAGCGTCGGGGTGGTCGGTCTGCCCGAGCACCGGGAGCACGCCCGGCGGCTGCGGGACGCGCTGCCGCCGCACGTCTACCTCTGGGTGAACGCCGCCGAGGGGCACACGTACACCGACGCGGAGGCCGAGGACTGGACGGAGCTCGACCCGCTCTTCCCGTACAGCCGGCATCCGCACCGCTCGGCGGGGCTGCCCTGCCGCACCGGGGAGTCGGTGATCTCGGTGGACGGCGAGGGGACGGTGCGGCGCTGCCACTTCGTCAGGGCCGAGCTGGGGAACCTGTACGACGGTTCGTACCGCGCCGCGCTGCGTCCCCGCGCATGCCCCCTCGCCGTCTGCGACTGCCACATCGGCTACGTCCACCTGGAGACGCTGCCGCTGTACGACGTGTTCGCCGGCGGGGTCCTGGAGCGGATCCCCGCCGCACCACGGGCTACAGGGGCATGA
- a CDS encoding tyrosine-protein phosphatase, producing the protein MTQQLPQIPPAEAAEPELTEVRNFRDVGGLPTTDGRAVRPGRLFRSGHLAHATEGDAAFLASLGLHTVFDFRNESDRKVEGADVDLPGVRNVNIPLNDPADGKEFWKLVRDGEIAQLREVLGDGKAAARMSDSYRKMVVERTVEHSRILHSMAEESVPALMHCAAGKDRAGLAVAITLLAVGVEREAIEADYVKSNAPHRRYKVRRSSTSPDAMSPEVMELLSPLFDARVEYLRAAFETIEATWGSVDAYITEGLKLAPETRERLRERLLTEA; encoded by the coding sequence GTGACGCAGCAGCTGCCGCAGATCCCGCCCGCCGAAGCCGCCGAGCCCGAGCTGACGGAGGTCCGCAACTTCCGGGACGTGGGCGGCCTGCCGACGACGGACGGACGCGCCGTCCGCCCCGGCCGCCTCTTCCGCAGCGGCCACCTCGCGCACGCGACGGAGGGCGACGCCGCCTTCCTCGCCTCGCTGGGCCTGCACACCGTCTTCGACTTCCGCAACGAGTCGGACCGGAAGGTCGAGGGCGCGGACGTCGACCTGCCCGGCGTGCGGAACGTGAACATACCCCTCAACGACCCGGCCGACGGCAAGGAGTTCTGGAAGCTGGTGCGCGACGGCGAGATCGCGCAGCTGCGGGAGGTCCTCGGCGACGGCAAGGCGGCCGCCCGTATGTCCGACTCGTACCGGAAGATGGTGGTCGAGCGGACCGTGGAGCACAGCCGGATCCTGCACTCCATGGCCGAGGAGAGCGTCCCGGCGCTCATGCACTGCGCGGCCGGCAAGGACCGGGCCGGGCTCGCCGTCGCGATCACCCTGCTCGCGGTCGGGGTCGAGCGGGAGGCCATCGAGGCCGACTACGTGAAGTCGAACGCCCCGCACCGCCGCTACAAGGTGCGCCGCAGCTCCACCTCCCCGGACGCCATGTCGCCCGAGGTGATGGAGCTGCTGAGCCCGCTCTTCGACGCGCGGGTGGAGTACCTGCGGGCCGCCTTCGAGACGATCGAGGCGACCTGGGGCTCGGTGGACGCCTACATCACGGAGGGCCTGAAGCTGGCCCCGGAGACCCGCGAGCGACTGCGGGAGCGGCTGCTCACGGAGGCGTGA
- a CDS encoding helix-turn-helix domain-containing protein has protein sequence MDHVPGDTSPAPATPDVLPDVAPQLRALRRRRGLTLEAAAQRAGLSPAHLSRLETGNRQPSLPMLLALSRIYGTTVSELLGEVPPERDPVVRAGRSEPVEADGWIYRQAGGAGRALQCLRVHVPYATRADIVRVHPGEEWIHVLEGRVRLALGEAVHVLDPGDSAHFDSLTPHRIGAATSGGAELLFVHTLMQSPAAELCLGDGTPHRR, from the coding sequence ATGGACCACGTCCCCGGGGACACCTCCCCGGCCCCCGCCACCCCCGACGTCCTGCCCGACGTCGCCCCGCAGCTGCGGGCCCTGCGCCGCCGCCGGGGACTCACCCTGGAAGCCGCCGCCCAGCGGGCCGGCCTCTCGCCGGCCCACCTCTCGCGCCTGGAGACGGGGAACCGGCAGCCCTCGCTGCCGATGCTGCTCGCCCTGTCCCGTATCTACGGTACGACGGTCTCCGAGCTCCTGGGCGAGGTGCCCCCCGAGCGCGACCCCGTCGTCCGGGCCGGCCGCTCCGAACCCGTCGAGGCCGACGGCTGGATCTACCGCCAGGCGGGCGGCGCCGGGCGCGCCCTCCAGTGCCTGCGGGTCCACGTGCCGTACGCCACCCGGGCCGACATCGTGCGCGTCCACCCCGGCGAGGAGTGGATCCACGTCCTGGAGGGGCGGGTCCGGCTCGCGCTCGGCGAGGCCGTCCACGTCCTCGATCCCGGGGACAGCGCGCACTTCGACTCGCTGACCCCGCACCGGATCGGCGCCGCCACCTCCGGCGGGGCCGAGCTGCTCTTCGTCCACACCCTGATGCAGAGCCCCGCCGCCGAGCTGTGCCTCGGTGACGGGACCCCGCACCGGCGCTGA
- a CDS encoding STM4013/SEN3800 family hydrolase, which yields MNAIVGSHDLLLVTLDTLRYDVAAELAAEGRIPNLARHLPGGVWERRHAPGSFTYASHQAIFAGFLPTPATQGPHPRLFAARFAGSESTADGTWVHDTPDFVSALAGEGYRTVCVGGVGFFNKQPPLGSVLPGLFRESHWEPSFGVASPTSFESQVACAEEVVAGLPREERLFLFVNVSALHQPNWFHLPGATREAGDSRETHAAALEYVDRHIGRLFAAMSSRRPCFAIVCSDHGTAYGEDGFTGHRLGHEVVWTVPYAQFVLAGPEGGVAA from the coding sequence ATGAACGCGATCGTCGGCAGCCACGATCTGCTCCTGGTCACCCTCGACACCCTCCGGTACGACGTGGCCGCCGAGCTCGCGGCCGAGGGCCGCATCCCGAACCTGGCCCGTCACCTCCCCGGCGGCGTCTGGGAGCGGCGGCACGCGCCCGGGAGCTTCACGTACGCCTCCCACCAGGCGATCTTCGCCGGATTCCTGCCGACCCCCGCGACCCAGGGTCCCCATCCGCGGCTGTTCGCGGCCCGCTTCGCGGGCAGCGAGTCGACGGCGGACGGCACCTGGGTCCACGACACCCCGGACTTCGTCTCCGCGCTCGCGGGCGAGGGCTACCGGACGGTGTGCGTCGGCGGGGTGGGCTTCTTCAACAAGCAGCCGCCCCTGGGCTCCGTGCTCCCCGGCCTGTTCCGGGAGAGCCACTGGGAGCCCTCCTTCGGCGTCGCCTCCCCGACTTCCTTCGAGTCCCAGGTCGCGTGCGCCGAGGAGGTCGTCGCCGGCCTTCCCCGCGAGGAGCGCCTCTTCCTCTTCGTCAACGTGTCGGCGCTGCACCAGCCCAACTGGTTCCATCTGCCGGGGGCGACCCGCGAGGCGGGCGACTCTCGGGAGACGCACGCGGCCGCCCTGGAGTACGTCGACCGGCACATCGGGCGGCTCTTCGCCGCGATGAGCAGCCGCCGTCCCTGTTTCGCGATCGTCTGCTCCGACCACGGCACCGCGTACGGGGAGGACGGCTTCACCGGGCACCGGCTCGGCCACGAGGTCGTGTGGACCGTGCCGTACGCGCAGTTCGTCCTGGCCGGGCCCGAAGGCGGGGTGGCGGCATGA
- a CDS encoding DUF6126 family protein yields the protein MSEKSVPVTGEERGEGKFPKGLVLRLFAYLIAGHLFAGFLYLLFMLGAQNQ from the coding sequence ATGTCCGAGAAGTCCGTACCGGTCACCGGCGAGGAGCGCGGTGAAGGCAAGTTCCCCAAGGGGCTCGTGCTCCGTCTCTTCGCCTACCTGATCGCGGGCCACCTCTTCGCCGGCTTCCTCTACCTGCTCTTCATGCTGGGCGCGCAGAACCAGTAG
- a CDS encoding SGNH/GDSL hydrolase family protein, whose product MADDSRSTDKNAFGSYAAIGDSFTEGVGDPGPGGTYVGWADRFAVLLADQLPEHDAFRYANLAVRGRLLDQIVAEQVPRAKELAPDLVTFCAGGNDIIRPGTDPDDVAERFERAVADLTSAVGTVMVTTGFDTREVTLLKHLRGKIATYNGHVRAIADRYGCPVLDLWSLKSVQDRRAWDDDRLHLSPEGHTRVALRAAQVLGLPVPADPDQPWPPVPPRGTLEVRKDDIHWAREYLVPWIGRRLRGESSGDHVEAKRPDLMPL is encoded by the coding sequence GTGGCAGACGATTCGAGATCAACAGACAAGAACGCATTCGGGTCGTACGCGGCGATCGGTGACAGCTTCACCGAGGGCGTCGGCGACCCCGGCCCCGGCGGGACGTACGTCGGCTGGGCGGACCGCTTCGCGGTCCTGCTCGCCGACCAGCTGCCGGAGCACGACGCCTTCCGCTACGCCAACCTGGCCGTACGCGGGCGCCTCCTCGACCAGATCGTGGCGGAACAGGTCCCGCGGGCGAAGGAACTCGCCCCCGACCTGGTGACCTTCTGCGCGGGCGGCAACGACATCATCCGCCCCGGGACGGACCCGGACGACGTGGCCGAGCGCTTCGAACGCGCCGTCGCCGACCTGACCTCCGCCGTCGGCACCGTCATGGTGACCACCGGCTTCGACACCCGCGAGGTGACCCTCCTCAAGCACCTGCGCGGCAAGATCGCCACCTACAACGGTCACGTCCGGGCCATCGCGGACCGCTACGGCTGCCCGGTCCTCGACCTGTGGTCGCTGAAGTCCGTCCAGGACCGGCGCGCCTGGGACGACGACCGGCTGCACCTCTCGCCCGAGGGACACACCCGCGTCGCCCTGCGCGCCGCCCAGGTCCTCGGCCTGCCCGTGCCCGCCGACCCGGACCAGCCCTGGCCGCCGGTCCCGCCGCGCGGCACGCTGGAGGTCCGCAAGGACGACATCCACTGGGCCAGGGAGTACCTGGTGCCGTGGATCGGACGCCGGCTGCGCGGCGAGAGCTCCGGCGACCACGTCGAGGCGAAGCGCCCCGACCTCATGCCCCTGTAG
- the hpnH gene encoding adenosyl-hopene transferase HpnH, producing MAMPLRQSIRVGTYLFEQKLRKRDKFPLIVELEPLYACNLKCEGCGKIQHPAGVLKQRMPVAQAVGAVLESGAPMVSIAGGEPLMHPQIDEIVRQLVARRKYVFLCTNALLLRKKLEKFTPSPYFAFAVHIDGLRERHDESVAKEGVFDEAVAAIKEAKRRGFRVTTNSTFFNTDTPQTIIEVLNFLNDDLQVDEMMISPAYAYEKAPDQEHFLGVEQTRELFKKAFAGGNRRRWRLNHSPLFLDFLEGKADFPCTAWAIPNYSLFGWQRPCYLMSDGYVPTYRELVEDTDWDKYGRGKDPRCANCMAHCGYEPTAVLATMGSLKESLRAIRETVSGNTTS from the coding sequence ATGGCCATGCCGCTCCGTCAGTCCATCCGGGTCGGGACCTACCTCTTCGAACAGAAGCTCCGCAAGCGGGACAAGTTCCCCCTGATCGTCGAGCTGGAGCCGCTCTACGCCTGCAACCTCAAGTGCGAGGGCTGCGGGAAGATCCAGCACCCGGCGGGTGTCCTCAAGCAGCGCATGCCGGTCGCCCAGGCGGTCGGCGCGGTCCTGGAGTCCGGCGCGCCCATGGTGTCCATCGCGGGCGGCGAGCCCCTGATGCACCCTCAGATCGACGAGATCGTGCGCCAGTTGGTGGCCCGCCGGAAGTACGTCTTCCTCTGCACCAACGCGCTGCTGCTGCGCAAGAAGCTGGAGAAGTTCACCCCCTCCCCGTACTTCGCCTTCGCCGTCCACATCGACGGACTGCGGGAACGGCACGACGAGTCCGTCGCCAAGGAGGGCGTGTTCGACGAGGCGGTGGCGGCCATCAAGGAGGCCAAGCGGCGCGGCTTCCGGGTCACCACCAATTCGACCTTCTTCAACACCGACACCCCGCAGACCATCATCGAGGTGCTCAATTTCCTCAACGACGACCTCCAGGTCGACGAAATGATGATCTCGCCCGCCTACGCCTACGAGAAAGCCCCCGACCAGGAGCACTTCCTCGGCGTCGAGCAGACCCGCGAACTCTTCAAGAAGGCCTTCGCCGGCGGCAACAGGCGCCGCTGGCGGCTCAACCACTCGCCGCTCTTCCTGGACTTCCTGGAAGGAAAGGCCGACTTCCCCTGCACCGCCTGGGCCATCCCCAACTACTCGCTCTTCGGCTGGCAGCGCCCCTGCTATCTGATGAGCGACGGATACGTCCCCACGTACCGCGAGCTCGTCGAGGACACCGACTGGGACAAGTACGGCCGCGGCAAGGACCCGCGCTGCGCCAACTGCATGGCGCACTGCGGCTACGAGCCCACCGCCGTCCTCGCCACCATGGGCTCCCTCAAGGAGTCCCTGCGCGCGATCCGGGAGACGGTCTCCGGGAACACCACGTCATGA
- a CDS encoding LysM peptidoglycan-binding domain-containing M23 family metallopeptidase encodes MPAKGKHRRTKSNRLTRGIAAAGTGGAVVALPLLGATGAHAAEQAAPAAAPAQAVAHVKAAAPATAKAAPKTYSVVRGDYLSKIATDHHLAGGWQKLYKDNRRVIGADPSLILPGMKLTLGTKNTAAPRPDHQSTRSSGKNGDEAPRASRGGERSSAPAAPAAAPSSAPAAPSSAGTTSSSGWVAPIAGAGMSTPYHQSGSMWSSGYHTGVDFIASTGTPVHAVGPGTVYSAGDGGAYGNQVVIQHADGTFSQYAHLSSIAVSAGQTVSGGDQIGLSGATGNVTGPHLHFEMRTGPEYGSDIDPLAALRQHGVSI; translated from the coding sequence ATGCCCGCGAAGGGTAAGCACCGCCGCACCAAGTCCAACCGTCTGACCCGCGGAATCGCCGCCGCCGGCACCGGTGGCGCCGTCGTCGCCCTCCCGCTCCTCGGAGCCACCGGCGCCCACGCCGCCGAGCAGGCCGCCCCGGCCGCCGCCCCCGCCCAGGCCGTCGCCCACGTGAAGGCCGCCGCCCCCGCCACCGCGAAGGCCGCGCCGAAGACGTACTCCGTCGTCCGGGGCGACTACCTCTCGAAGATCGCCACCGATCACCACCTCGCGGGCGGCTGGCAGAAGCTGTACAAGGACAACCGCCGGGTCATCGGCGCCGACCCCTCGCTGATCCTGCCCGGCATGAAGCTCACCCTCGGCACGAAGAACACCGCCGCACCGAGGCCCGACCACCAGAGCACGCGGAGCTCCGGCAAGAACGGCGACGAGGCCCCCCGCGCCTCCCGCGGCGGCGAGCGCTCCTCGGCCCCGGCCGCCCCGGCCGCCGCCCCGTCGTCGGCCCCCGCGGCACCCTCGTCGGCCGGCACGACCTCCTCCTCCGGCTGGGTCGCCCCGATCGCCGGCGCCGGCATGTCGACCCCGTACCACCAGTCCGGCTCCATGTGGTCCTCCGGCTACCACACCGGTGTCGACTTCATCGCCTCCACCGGCACCCCCGTCCACGCGGTCGGCCCCGGCACCGTCTACTCCGCCGGCGACGGCGGCGCGTACGGCAACCAGGTCGTCATCCAGCACGCCGACGGCACCTTCTCGCAGTACGCCCACCTCTCCTCGATCGCCGTCTCCGCCGGCCAGACCGTCAGCGGCGGCGACCAGATCGGCCTGTCCGGCGCGACCGGCAACGTCACCGGCCCGCACCTGCACTTCGAGATGCGCACCGGGCCGGAGTACGGCTCCGACATCGACCCGCTGGCCGCCCTGCGCCAGCACGGCGTGAGCATCTGA
- a CDS encoding STM4014 family protein — MTSGPRLVVVGDPAGRRVAFFQDALRAAGLPEARAVSWPEVLRGRARFAVGETVRLDSPGEDPEADRLLRGVDDPARVEGTGRWYGRFTAAVANLARSVAEAGAVLVDDPAELAVLFDKRLSHGRLRAAGVPVPESPTSGPEAPLVRGWADVRALTVEAGLRRVFVKLAHGSSASGVLAVETNGAGRVQATTSVERGADGRLFNSLRVRRYTDECEVAAIVDALAPDGLHIERWLPKATQDGRAADLRVVVVDGRATHAVLRTSRSPMTNLHLGGARGDLDAARAAIAAAGGRWADALAVCERAAAVFPGTRCVGVDLLPATGWRRFAVGEVNAFGDLLPGLTGLPGSGAEGLDTYAAQVATQFRSGRAADPAHDSTGTIGTAHTTGTIHTTGTTRTTSAITGTSTT; from the coding sequence ATGACCTCCGGCCCGCGCCTCGTGGTCGTCGGCGATCCGGCGGGCCGCCGCGTCGCGTTCTTCCAGGACGCGCTGCGGGCCGCCGGGCTGCCCGAGGCGCGGGCGGTGTCCTGGCCGGAGGTGCTCCGGGGCCGGGCGCGGTTCGCCGTCGGCGAGACCGTGCGTCTCGACTCGCCCGGTGAGGATCCGGAGGCCGACCGGCTGTTGCGCGGGGTCGACGATCCGGCCCGGGTCGAGGGCACCGGCCGCTGGTACGGGCGGTTCACCGCCGCCGTGGCGAACCTCGCCCGTTCCGTCGCGGAGGCGGGCGCCGTCCTCGTCGACGATCCCGCCGAGCTCGCGGTCCTGTTCGACAAGAGGCTGAGCCACGGCCGGCTCCGGGCGGCCGGGGTCCCGGTGCCAGAGTCGCCGACCTCGGGTCCCGAGGCCCCGCTGGTGCGCGGCTGGGCGGACGTCAGGGCGTTGACCGTCGAGGCGGGTCTGCGCCGGGTGTTCGTGAAGCTCGCGCACGGCTCCTCCGCCTCGGGGGTGCTCGCGGTGGAGACGAACGGCGCGGGCCGGGTCCAGGCCACCACCTCGGTGGAGCGCGGCGCCGACGGACGGCTCTTCAACTCCCTGCGGGTGCGGCGCTACACGGACGAGTGCGAGGTCGCCGCGATCGTGGACGCGCTCGCTCCTGACGGTCTGCACATCGAGCGCTGGCTGCCGAAGGCGACCCAGGACGGCCGGGCGGCCGATCTGCGGGTGGTGGTGGTCGACGGGCGGGCCACCCATGCCGTGCTCCGCACCAGCCGTTCCCCCATGACCAATCTGCACCTGGGCGGTGCCCGGGGCGATCTGGACGCCGCGCGGGCGGCGATCGCCGCGGCCGGTGGCCGGTGGGCGGACGCGCTCGCGGTCTGCGAGCGGGCCGCCGCCGTCTTCCCGGGCACCCGGTGCGTGGGGGTCGACCTGCTGCCCGCCACCGGCTGGCGCCGGTTCGCCGTGGGCGAGGTGAACGCCTTCGGTGATCTGCTGCCCGGTCTCACGGGCCTGCCCGGCAGCGGCGCCGAGGGACTCGACACGTACGCGGCGCAGGTCGCGACGCAGTTCCGCAGCGGCCGGGCCGCAGACCCCGCTCACGACTCCACCGGCACCATCGGTACCGCCCACACCACCGGCACCATCCACACCACTGGCACCACCCGCACCACCAGCGCCATCACAGGAACGAGCACCACGTGA
- a CDS encoding aspartate aminotransferase family protein, with product MTGGFDLRALLSERGAERYELHARYLNPQLPRMLHTIGFDKVYERAEGAHFWDADGVDHLDMLAGFGVMGLGRHHPVVRKALHDVLDARLADLTRFDCQPLPGLLAEKLLTHSPHLDRVFFGNSGTEAVETALKFARYATGRPRVLYCHHAFHGLTTGSLSVNGEQGFREGFDPLLPDTAIALGDLDALERELRRGDVAAFVVEPVQGKGVHEAPPGFLRDAQELLHRHGALLIADEVQTGLGRTGDFYAYQHEEGVEPDLVCVAKALSGGYVPVGATLGKDWIFKKVYSSMDRVLVHSASFGSNAQAMAAGLAVLSVMEDEGTVAHARRIGDLLSGRLRELVPRYELLHEIRGRGLMIGIEFGRPSSLGLRGRWTMLQAARKGLFAQMVVVPLLQRHRILTQVSGDHLEVIKLLPPLIIDEADVDRFVTAFTAVMDDAHGGGGLMWDFGKTLVRQAVAQR from the coding sequence ATGACCGGCGGGTTCGACCTGCGGGCGCTGCTCTCCGAGCGCGGCGCGGAGCGGTACGAGCTGCACGCCCGGTACCTCAACCCCCAGCTGCCGCGCATGCTGCACACCATCGGCTTCGACAAGGTCTACGAGCGGGCCGAGGGCGCCCACTTCTGGGACGCCGACGGCGTCGACCACCTCGACATGCTCGCCGGCTTCGGCGTGATGGGCCTCGGACGGCACCACCCCGTCGTCCGCAAGGCCCTCCACGACGTCCTGGACGCCCGGCTCGCCGACCTCACCCGCTTCGACTGCCAGCCGCTGCCGGGCCTCCTCGCCGAGAAGCTGCTCACCCACAGCCCGCACCTCGACCGGGTCTTCTTCGGCAACAGCGGCACCGAGGCCGTGGAGACCGCCCTCAAGTTCGCCCGGTACGCCACCGGGCGGCCGAGGGTCCTCTACTGCCACCACGCCTTCCACGGGCTCACCACCGGCTCCCTCTCCGTCAACGGCGAGCAGGGCTTCCGGGAGGGCTTCGACCCGCTCCTGCCGGACACCGCGATCGCCCTCGGCGACCTCGACGCCCTGGAGCGGGAGCTGCGCAGGGGCGACGTGGCCGCCTTCGTCGTGGAGCCCGTCCAGGGCAAGGGCGTCCACGAGGCGCCACCGGGCTTCCTCCGGGACGCCCAGGAGCTGCTGCACCGGCACGGCGCGCTGCTCATCGCGGACGAGGTGCAGACGGGTCTCGGCAGGACCGGCGACTTCTACGCCTACCAGCACGAGGAGGGGGTCGAGCCGGACCTGGTCTGCGTCGCCAAGGCGCTCTCCGGCGGCTACGTCCCGGTCGGCGCGACCCTCGGCAAGGACTGGATCTTCAAGAAGGTCTACTCGTCGATGGACCGGGTCCTGGTCCACTCGGCGAGCTTCGGGTCGAACGCGCAGGCCATGGCCGCCGGGCTCGCCGTCCTCTCGGTCATGGAGGACGAGGGCACCGTCGCGCACGCCCGCCGGATCGGCGACCTGCTCTCCGGCCGTCTGCGGGAGCTCGTGCCGCGGTACGAGCTGCTGCACGAGATCCGCGGGCGCGGCCTGATGATCGGGATCGAGTTCGGGCGGCCGTCCTCGCTCGGACTGCGCGGGCGCTGGACGATGCTCCAGGCGGCCCGCAAGGGCCTCTTCGCCCAGATGGTCGTCGTCCCGCTGCTCCAGCGGCACCGGATCCTCACCCAGGTCTCCGGGGACCACCTGGAGGTGATCAAGCTGCTCCCGCCGCTGATCATCGACGAGGCGGACGTGGACCGGTTCGTCACCGCCTTCACCGCGGTCATGGACGACGCCCACGGGGGCGGCGGGCTGATGTGGGACTTCGGGAAGACGCTGGTCAGGCAGGCGGTCGCACAGCGCTGA